A stretch of the Vanacampus margaritifer isolate UIUO_Vmar chromosome 6, RoL_Vmar_1.0, whole genome shotgun sequence genome encodes the following:
- the sema3ab gene encoding semaphorin-3ab yields MGSLLWGSFVLACGVILFRKGGDGVQQTKANVPRLKLSYKEMLESNNLVTFEGLLNSSSYHTFLLDEEKGRLVVGAKDHIFSFNLLNISNDIVQIPWPASPIRRDECKWAGKDLSRECANFVKVLQPFNQTHLYVCGTGAFHPVCSYLEVGKKLEDSIFRLLPHIENGRGKSPYDPKLLTASMLIDGELYAGTSADFMGRDFAIFRTLGKHHPIRTEQHDSRWLNDPRFVGVHLIPESDNPEDDKIYLFFRENAIDGEHAGKATHARIGQLCKNDLGGHRSLVNKWTTFLKARLVCSVPGSNGIDTHFDELQDVFLISTKDPKSPIIYAVFTTSSNIFKGSAVCMYSMTDIRRVFLGPYAHRDGPNYQWVPFQGRVPYPRPGTCPSKTFGGFGTTKDLPDEVVVFARSHPAMFNPVYPINNRPIIVRTDVDYQFTQIVVDKVEAEDGQYDVMFIGTDIGTILKVVSIPRGSWHDLEEVLLEEMTVFRKPTAITAMELSTKQQQLYLGSDMGVSQMPLHRCEVYGKACAECCLARDPYCAWDGAECSRYFPMAKRRTRRQDIRNGDPLTQCSDLQQHDELSEQKTLEDKSVYGVENSSTFLECSPKSQRALTYWQFQHSPDERKQEIKSEERFICTEQGLLIRTLNKKDTGIYLCQAVEHGFMQTLLKVTLEVIDTERLEDLLHGDDEAVANASVRDLLPPTETANRKLWYRDFLSLVNHPTLNSVDEFCEQVWKRERKHKKQKAHLVQHQQKAVLNTHSHMHNQGLAAKWKHLQERQKGRNRRTHELERAPRSV; encoded by the exons ATGGGCTCTCTTCTCTGGGGCAGCTTTGTGCTGGCCTGTGGCGTGATTCTGTTTCGGAAAGGAGGCGACGGAGTCCAGCAGACCAAGGCCAATGTCCCGCGACTAAAACTCTCGTACAAAG AAATGCTGGAGTCCAACAACCTTGTGACTTTCGAAGGTCTACTCAACAGTTCATCTTACCACACCTTCCTGCTGGATGAAGAGAAAGGAAGACTGGTGGTGGGAGCCAAAGACCATATTTTCTCCTTCAACCTCCTCAACATTAGCAACGATATCGTACAG ATCCCTTGGCCGGCGTCTCCCATCAGGAGAGATGAATGCAAGTGGGCTGGAAAAGATCTCTCG AGAGAATGTGCTAACTTTGTCAAGGTGCTGCAGCCATTCAACCAGACTCACCTCTATGTGTGTGGAACAGGAGCATTTCACCCAGTGTGTTCCTACCTAGAGGTGGGCAAGAAATTAGAG GACAGCATCTTTCGACTCCTGCCTCACATTGAAAACGGCAGAGGAAAAAGTCCCTACGATCCAAAACTTCTTACTGCGTCCATGCTGATCG ATGGGGAATTGTACGCGGGCACATCGGCTGACTTCATGGGACGGGACTTTGCCATCTTCCGCACCTTAGGAAAGCATCACCCAATCAGGACAGAGCAGCATGATTCCCGCTGGTTGAATG ATCCCAGGTTCGTTGGTGTCCATCTGATTCCAGAGAGCGACAACCCGGAGGATGATAAAATCTACCTGTTCTTCAGAGAGAACGCCATTGATGGCGAGCACGCTGGGAAAGCCACACATGCTCGAATTGGTCAGCTCTGCAAA AACGACCTCGGGGGCCACAGGAGTCTTGTGAATAAGTGGACCACCTTCTTGAAGGCTCGGCTCGTCTGCTCTGTGCCAGGAAGTAACGGCATTGACACACATTTTGATGAACTAC AGGATGTCTTCCTCATCAGCACCAAGGATCCCAAGAGCCCAATCATCTATGCGGTATTCACCACATCCAG CAACATCTTTAAGGGTTCAGCGGTGTGCATGTACAGCATGACTGACATCCGCAGAGTTTTCCTGGGTCCGTACGCTCATAGAGACGGCCCCAACTATCAGTGGGTGCCCTTTCAAGGGCGAGTTCCTTACCCAAGGCCCGGCACA TGTCCCAGCAAGACATTCGGAGGATTCGGCACGACCAAGGACCTTCCAGATGAAGTCGTAGTCTTTGCCCGAAGTCACCCGGCCATGTTCAATCCTGTCTACCCGATCAACAACAGACCCATCATTGTTAGAACTGACGTGGACTATCAGTTCACGCAGATAGTGGTGGATAAAGTAGAAGCAGAAGACGGCCAGTATGACGTCATGTTCATTGGCACAG ACATAGGAACAATTCTAAAAGTGGTATCCATCCCAAGAGGCTCGTGGCATGACCTGGAGGAAGTGCTGCTGGAGGAAATGACCGTTTTTAGA AAGCCAACAGCCATTACAGCGATGGAGCTTTCAACAAAGCAG CAACAACTTTACCTGGGCTCAGATATGGGTGTGTCTCAAATGCCTTTGCATCGCTGTGAGGTTTACGGAAAGGCGTGTGCTGAATGCTGCCTGGCAAGGGACCCCTACTGTGCATGGGACGGGGCCGAGTGCTCCAGATACTTTCCCATGGCGAAGAG GCGTACCAGGAGACAAGATATCAGGAATGGAGACCCTCTTACGCAATGTTCAGATCTGCAGCAGCACG ATGAACTCAGCGAGCAGAAAACCCTGGAGGACAAGAGCGTCTACGGTGTGGAGAACAGCAGCACCTTCCTCGAGTGCAGCCCCAAGTCGCAGCGAGCGCTGACTTACTGGCAGTTTCAGCATTCTCCTGACGAGCGCAAACAGGAG ATCAAATCAGAGGAGCGTTTTATCTGCACAGAGCAGGGCCTGTTGATTCGCACTCTGAACAAGAAAGATACTGGAATCTATCTGTGCCAAGCTGTGGAGCACGGCTTCATGCAAACACTTCTGAAGGTGACCTTGGAGGTGATCGACACCGAGCGACTTGAGGATCTGCTGCACGGTGACGACGAGGCCGTCGCCAACGCGTCGGTTCGGGACCTCCTACCGCCTACGGAGACGGCCAATCGCAAGCTGTGGTACCGAGACTTCCTGTCTTTGGTCAATCACCCGACTTTGAACAGCGTGGATGAGTTCTGCGAGCAGGTTTGGAAGCGGGAGCGCAAGCATAAGAAGCAGAAAGCTCACCTGGTGCAGCACCAACAGAAGGCTGTGCTGAACACCCACAGCCACATGCACAATCAAGGCCTGGCAGCCAAGTGGAAACACCTGCAGGAGAGGCAAAAGGGGCGCAACCGGAGGACCCACGAGTTGGAACGGGCCCCCCGCAGTGTCTGA